A window of Desulfobulbus oralis genomic DNA:
CGGTCAGTGCCGTGATAAAGGCGCTCACCGGCAGACCCGGATCGACGAGGCTCTGGAAGCGCTCCCCAATCACACCGTTCTGCAGCCGCACTGCACCGATTTCAATCACCCGGGCGCCGTCCGATGGCTTCATACCCGAAGTTTCGAAGTCGAAAATGATCAGTTGGGACTGGGGCATGCTTGCTCCAAAGGACCGGAGATGCCAGGCCGGCGGATCACGGCGCGGAGGGGCTGAGCCGGCCGCCCCGCGCATTGCAGACAGGGAGAAGACTCTTTTGTGCCAGGGCAGGCGCTGGGTTTGCAGGCTTTGTCCTGCTCAAAGGCATCGGCTCTGGCCCTGCCCCCTGTCAAGCAGGGCAATCATCTGCCCAGGCTTCGACCCAGACCGGCCTTTTTGTGTTTTTCCTCTGCATGCAAAGCAAAAGGCTCCCGGCCCTCTGGGGCAGGGAGCCTGTCTGTTGGCCAGGCGATCACGCTTCAGAAATCCACCAGTTCCACGTCAAAGACCAGCCAGGCGTCCGGCGGGATGAGCCCGCCGCCTGCACCGCGCGTGCCGTACCCGAGCTCCGGCGGAATGATGAGGATGCGGTGTTCCCCCTTCTTCATCATGGCCAGGCCTTCATCCCAGCCCTTGATGACCATGCCGGTGCCGACCGGAAACTCGATGGGTTCCCCCCGGCGGCGCGAGCTGTCGAACTCCCTGTCGTTGCTCAAGAGCCTGCCTGTGTAGTGTACCTTGATCTTGGTGCCCTGGGCCGGCGTGGAGCCGCTGCCCTCCTCGACCAGAACGGTGTAGAGACCGGAAGCGGTACGGTGCGCCTTGGGCCAGCGGGTTTTGACGCGTTTTTCCATGGCCTCCTGTTGGCTCTTTTGCGCTTTGGCCGCCGCGGCTTTCCTGGCTATGAGCGCGGCATTGAAGGATTCCTGGTCGATTTTGAAGCGCTCGGCCTCGGCTCCCTGGCGGATGATTTCGATGTGTTGGATATGGTCGCCCTGGCGGATGGCGTCGACCACTTGCTGTCCTGTCACCACCTGGCCGAACACCGTGTGCTTGCCGTCCAGGTGCGGGGTGGCCGTGTGGGTGATGAAGAACTGGCTGCCATTGGTGTTTGGGCCGGCATTGGCCATGGAGAGCACCCCCGCGTTGTCGTGCCGCAGCGTGGCATCGATCTCGTCCGGGAACGCATAGCCGGGCGTGCCGGAGCCGGTGCCCAGGGGGCAGCCGCCCTGAATCATGAAATCGGCGATGACACGGTGAAAGGTGAGGCCGTCATAAAAAGGCTGACCCTTTTTGGGGCCGACCGTACCCATGGCCAGTCCCGCGAAGTTGATGACCGTGAGCGGGGTTTTGTCGTAAAACAGTCGCAGAAGGATATCGCCCCTCTCGGTGCTTATTTTGGCGTAAAGTCCGTCTTTCATGGTGTTTTCCTTGACTTGGGCGCCTTTTTGGGCGTTTGGCTTTGGGGCCGCCGGGCTCGAGGCCGGCAGCGCCGTGAAACAGAGGGTACAAACGAAGAGAGCGGACAGAAGCAGGCTCTGTCTGATGCCTGTGCAGTGCATGTGCAATCCTTGCCTTCATCGGCTTTGTGGCTTTCTGGGAGGACCGGTCGCCTGCTTACCCTGCCTGATGGCCCTTGTCAACCATGTTGGCGTGGCGGGCCGCTCAGGGGCGCTGAATCTGTTGATTTGCCTTGACAAAGAGCAGCCCTGTTCTATAAATTTTCGCGGGAATTTGGATCCGCCTCACGTCGCTGAAATGCGGCCTTCGCAAAGGCCGTTCCTGCATGTCCTATCATAACCTTTGGAGGAAAGATCATGTATGAGATTACTGTAGACAAGGCCAAATGCACGGGTGATGAAGAATGCGTCAACGCCTGCCCTGGTCAGGTTCTGGAGCTGGTTGACGGCAAGGCCGAACCGGTGCATTCCGACGAATGCCTGGGTTGCGAGACCTGCGTTGAAGTTTGTCCGGCCGATGCGATTACCGTCAAGGAAATGTAATTGCCTTTAGAGCATCCTGGTTCTCCACGATAAGCCCACATCCCTGGCGGAGTGGGCTTATCGTGTTTCTGCAGCCAGGCCAGGGACCGCCGCAGTCCGGCATTTTTCGGAAAAGACCATGGAAGCATCGAAACGGGTCATTGTCAGCCGAGCGGCTTTGGTCCACAACTTTGCACTGTGCCGCAGGCAGGCGAATGGCGCGGGCATTATCGCTTTGGTCAAGGCCGATGCCTACGGCCATGGCATGCTGGAGTGCGCCCGCCTCTTTGCCAATCTGGGTGCAGCCGGGCTCGCGGTTGCCGATGCGGTGGAAGGTGTGGCCCTGCGCGAGGCGGGTCTTGCCGTACCGATTTATGTACTGGCCGGGCTGGCCCCGCAGACGGTCCCTGGCATTGTGGCCCACAATCTGACGCCTTTGGTGAGCGATGGGGCCATGTTGGAGCGGCTTGCCCACGAGGCCCAGCGGCAGAAGCGGGTTTGCACCGTGCATCTGAAGGTGGATGTCGGCATGGGCCGGCAGGGTGCGCTGCCGGAGGATTTTCCGGAGCTGACCAGAAAGGCGCTCTCGCTGCCGGCCATACAAATCGGCGGGATGATGGCCCATCTGCCCAAGGCGGACGACCGGAACAGCGATCATTCAGAGCGGGCCAGGGATGCCTTTGCCAGGGTGAGCGCGGTCGCCCGGGCGCTCGTGCCCTATCCCCTTTTCTGTCATCTGGCCAGCAGCGGGGCCCTGTTTTATGTCGCAGACTCCAGATTTGACCAGGTGCGGCCGGGCATTGCCCTTTACGGTTGTTATCCCGGCGGGGCGGCTGGGAAAAAATCGGCTGGCGCGCCGGATCTCCGGCCTGCCATGAGCTGGACGGCCGATATTCTTTTGGTGCGTCAGGTGCCGGCAGGCCACAGCATTGGCTATGACTGCACCTGGATCACGAAGCGGCCCACCAAAATGGCCGTTTTGCCGCTCGGCTATGCGGACGGTTATCTGCGCAGGCTCTCGAACCGGGGGCAGGTCCTGATTGCCGGTCGCCGGGCGCCGGTTCTGGGCCGTGTGTCCATGAACCTGACTGTGGTGGATGTGACCGATATCCCGGGCGTCGATGCCGGCGACGAGGCGGTGCTTCTGGGCCGGCAGGGAGCGGATGAAATTACGGCCGACGAGCTGGCCGGCTGGATGGAGACCATCAATTACGAAGCGCTCTGTCTGATTGGCCGGCTGAACCGGCGTGTTTACCAGGATTGATGAACCCATGATCAAATCACAGGTTAAGGCGTGTCTGGAGCGGTGCGTGGCTCTGGGGGCGCAACAGGGCTACTGGCCGGAGGATGCGGCGAAGTCCTGCGGCATCGAGGTGCCCAAGCGGGCGGAGCAGGGGGATTTTTCCACCAATTTTGCCATGATGACCGCAGGCAGAATGCAGGCCAGGGCCCGGGATCTTGCGGCCAGGCTGGTGGAGCTTTTGGCCCGGGAGCCGATGTTTGCCAAAGTGGAAATAGCCGGCCCCGGTTTCGTCAATTTCTTCCTGAAGCCTTCGATATGGGCCCAGGTGCTGGCGCCGGTGTACGGGCAGGACGAAAAATTTGGCTGTTCGGAGACTGGCGTGGGCAAAAGGGTGCTGGTGGAATTCGTGAGCGCCAACCCGACCGGGCCCCTGAGCGTCGGCCATGGCCGCAACGCGGTGCTGGGCGACGCCATTGCCCGTGTGCTGACGGCAGCCGGCTACACGGTGCAGCGCGAGTACTACTTCAACGACGCGGGCCGCCAGATGCGGGTTCTGGGCGCTTCCACCAGGGCCCGCTGCATGGAGCTCTTGGGCCTGCCGTCCGAGTTCCCGGAAGACGGCTATCAGGGCGGCTACATCTACGATATTGCCAAAGACCTGGTGGCGGCAAAGGGGCAGGCGCTCAGGGATGCGCCGGACCAGCTCTTCATCGAGCAGGCCCGCGAGGCGATCTTCCAGGACATTCAGAACACGCTGGCCCGCATCGGCATCCGCTTTGACAGCTATTTCAACGAACGTTCGCTCTATGAGCAGGGTTTGCTCGAAAAGGTGGTGGCTGACCTGCGCGCCAGAGATCTGGTGTACGAAAAGGACAATGCCACCTGGTTCAAAAGCTCGGCTTTCGGGCAGGAGCAGGACAGGGTCATCATCAAGAGCAGTGGCGAGCCGACCTACCGGCTTCCGGACATCGCCTATCACCGGGAGAAATTTGCCCGCGGCTTTGACTGGATGATCAACATCTTCGGCTCCGATCACATCGCCACGGTGCCGGATGTCCTGGCCGGCCTGCGGGCGCTGGGCCTGGACGACAGCCGGGTCACGGTGGTGCTTTACCAGTTCGTCACCCTGATGCGCGGCGGCAAGCAGGTGAAGATGTCCACCCGCAGGGCCACCTTTGTCACTGTGGATGAGCTGGTGGATGAGGTGGGCAGTGATGCCATGCGCTTCTTCTTTTTGATGCGCAAGCCGGACAACCTGATCGAGTTCGATCTGGATCTGGCCAAGCAGCAGAGTCAGGAAAATCCGGTGTACTACGTGCAGTACGCCCATGCCCGCCTGTGCAGCATAGAACGGCAGGCGAAAGAGCTGGGCGTGGCACTGCCCACGGCCGCCGAGGCCGGCGATACCGCCCTGCTGGGCCGGCTGGACCTGCCGGAGGAGCTGACGCTTTTGAAAATGCTGGCCGCATATCCGGAATTGATCGCCGATGCGGCCCGGGATCTTGCGCCGCACCGACTTGTGTTTTATCTGATGGAGCTGGCCGGGGCCTTCCACAGCTATTACAACAGGCACAAGGTGCTGGGCGAGGATGCCGAACTGAGCCGGGCCAGGCTTTTGCTGGCCGGCGCACTGAAAAAGGTGCTCAGAAACGGCCTTGCCCTGATTGGCCTGACTGCGCCGGAGCGGATGTAGCCCGTGTTCGGCCTTTCCCGCAACAAGGCGCCGGAGCGCAGTATTCCGATTGCGTACGGCAATGCGGCCCAGCCCCAGCCCGGACAGCAGGGCAGGGCCTTTCGCATCGAGCTGAGCTGGAAGGGGCTCCTTGGCCTGATTGTTATCTTCTGCATCCTGGAGATGTGGATGTTTTTTGTGGGCATGTGGGCCGCTGCGAACATCGTGTTCCCCACGGGCAAGCCGGCTGTTTCGGAGATGGTGGCGCCAGGGACGGCCGCGCCCCAGACCGCTGCCCGGAAATCTCCCCCGCTGCCAGGGACCGGGCAGCGGCAAACGGAAGCCGCCGCCACGCCGGGGCCTGCGGACGAGGCGGCAGCGGATGATGGGGTCATGCGCGGCGAAGCGCCGCCTTCATGGTGAACTGATGGGCTTTTCCAACCGGCAAAGCGGGGTTTTTCTGGTGCTGGCCGCTGCCATGCTTTGGGGTACCTCCGGTACGGCCCAGCGTTTTGCGCCTGGGGGTTATGATCCTCTGGTCATTGGCGCGCTGCGCCTGCTGGTGGGGGGCGCGGCGCTGCTGTGCCTGGCGGTCTGGCGGCGGGAGCTGGGGCATTTCCATGACTGGAACTGGCCGCAGGTTTTGGGCGCGGCGCTTTGCATCAGCAGCTATCAGCTTTGCTTTTTTGCCGGCGTGCATCTGACCGGGGTGGCCGTGGGCACCATGGTGGCCATTGGCTGTGCACCGGTTTTGAGCGGTTTTTTCGGCCACTTTCTTTTCGGTGAAAGACTCAGACCTCGCTGGTGGCTGGCAACCTTGCTGGCAGTGACGGGCTGCACGCTGCTGGGCCTGGGCAGCGCCGCCCTGCACGTGAACATCTGGGGTATTTTGCTTGCCCTGGGCGCGGGTCTTGTGTATGCGGCCTACAATTTTTTTCTGAAGGCACTCCTGGCCAGGCATCCGCCCACGGCCGTGGTGGCAGTGGCAAGTGGCGGCGGCGCGCTGCTGCTCCTGCCGGTTTTGTGGCGTTGCGATCCGCTCTGGCTGCTGCAGTGGCGCAGTGTGGCGGTGGCCCTGTATCTGGGTCTGGTCACGCTGGCGCTTTCCTACTGGCTGCTGGCGCGTGGCCTGCGCGGTTTGCCCGCATCCACGGTGGTGACGCTGGGACTGGCCGAGCCGGTGACCGCAACCCTGCTGGGCCTGGTGGTGCTGGGCGAACGGCTGCACGGCCTGTCGGCGGCAGGTATTGTCCTGGTCTTTGCGGGTCTTTTGGTTTTGGCCGCTCCATTGCCGCGCAGGGGGGCGGGGCAGGGGCGCATTGGCGGGCGGGAGGAAACATGAACGGGCATGGGGGACAGCCGGGCCGCATCCGGCCCGCACGCATGGGCGATGTGCACCGCATCCACGAGATGCTGAACGGCTTTGCGGACCAGCGCCTGATGCTGCCCCGGGCGGTCAGCTCCATCTATGATCACCTGCGCGATTTTGTGGTCTATGCGGAAGGCGAGCAGCTTTTCGGCATCTGCGCGCTCCAGATCTGCTGGGACAATCTGGCGGAGATTCGTTCGCTCGCGGTGGATGTCAGTCGCCAGAAGATGGGCATTGGCCGCAGCCTGGTGAGTTCCTGTCTGGACGAGGCCAGGCTGCTGGAGATCGGACAGGTCTTTACGCTCACCTATCAGGCGCCCTTTTTCCGCAAACTGGGTTTTCAGGATACGGACAAGCAGCTTCTGCCCCACAAGATCTGGAGCGACTGCCTGCATTGCCCGAAATTTCCGGACTGCGACGAGGATGCCCTGATCTGGCGGGCGGGCGCGTAGGCAGACCACTTCCGGCCCCGGCAGGGGGCCGCCTTTATACATGGAGTCGAGCGATGCTGGGAAAAGCTCTGGCCAAGGTGTTTGGCAGCAAAAATGACCGCATGATCCGGCAGTACCGCCAGATCGTCGCCCGGATCAACGGGCTGGAAGAGGGCGTGAGCGGACTGGATGATGCCCGGCTTGCCGCCAAAACCGTGGAGTTCAGGGAGCGCATCGCGCAGGGCGAATCCCTGGACGCGCTGCTGCCCGAGGCCTTTGCCGTGGTGCGCGAAGCGGCCAGGCGGACACTCGGCGAGCGGCACTACGACGTGCAGCTCATCGGCGGCATCGTGCTGCACGAGGGCAAGATCGCGGAGATGAAGACCGGCGAAGGCAAGACCCTGACGTCCACTGCGCCGATTTATCTGAACGCGCTCGCCGGCAAGGGCGTGCATGTGGTCACGGTGAACGACTATCTGGCCAAACGCGATGTGGAGTGGATGGGCCAGATCTACCGCTTTCTGGGGCTGAACACCGGCTGCATCGTGCACGGGCTGGATGACAGGGAGCGCCGCGAGGCCTATGCCGCGGACGTGACCTACGGCACCAATAACGAGTTCGGCTTCGACTATCTGCGCGACAACATGAAGTTTTCGCTGGCCGATTACTGCCAGCGCGGCTTCAGCTATGCCATTGTGGACGAGGTGGACTCCATCCTGATCGACGAGGCCAGAACCCCGCTTATCATTTCCGGCCCGGCGGAGATGTCCACCGATCTGTACGCCAAGGTGGACGCCATCATGCCCAGGTTCAGGAAGGAGGAGCACTACACGGTGGACGAAAAGGCCCGGCAGGCCATGTTCACCGACGAAGGCGTGGAGCTGGCGGAGCGGCTTCTGGAGGTGGACAACCTCTATGACACCGCGAACATGATGCTCCTGCACCACATGGAGCAGGCCCTGAAGGCCCACGCGCTGTTCAAAAGGGATGTGGACTACATTGTCCGGGACGGCAAGGTGATCATTGTCGATGAATTCACTGGCCGTACCATGGAGGGCCGCCGCTATTCCGACGGCCTGCACCAGGCCCTGGAGGCCAAGGAGCGCGTCAGGATCGAGCAGGAAAACCAGACGCTGGCCTCCATCACCTTCCAGAATTACTTCCGCATGTACGACAAGCTGGCGGGCATGACCGGCACTGCCGACACCGAGGCGGCCGAGTTCAAGCAGATCTACGGTCTGGACGTGGTCGTCATCCCGACCCACGAAAAGATGAGCCGCCAGGACTATGCGGACGTGATCTACAAGAACCAGGAAGCCAAGTACCGCAATATCGTCAGGGAAATCAAGGCGCGCCACGAGAGCGGCCAGCCGATTCTGGTGGGCACCGTTTCCATCGACGTTTCGGAGAAGATCAGCGGCATGCTGAGCAAGGAGGGCATTCCCCATGATGTCCTGAATGCCAAGCAGCACGAGCGGGAGGCCGAGATCGTGGCCGGCGCCGGTCAGAAGGGCCGGGTCACCATTGCCACCAACATGGCCGGCCGCGGCACGGACATCAAACTGGGCGAGGGCGTGCGCGAGCTGGGCGGCCTGCACATTCTGGGCACCAGCCGCCACGAGAGCCGCCGTATCGACAATCAGCTCCGCGGTCGCTCCGGCCGTCAGGGCGATCCGGGCAGCTCCCGTTTCTATCTTTCCCTGGAAGATGATCTCCTGCGTATCTTCGGCTCCAACCGCCTGACCTTTCTCATGGACAAGCTGGGTATGGACGAAGACGAGCCCATCGAGCATTCGATGGTCACCAAGGCCATTGAAAACGCCCAGCGCAAGGTGGAAGGCCACAACTTTGACATCAGAAAGCACCTGCTCGAGTATGACGATGTCATGAACAAGCAGCGCGAGGTGATTTACAGCCAGCGCCGGGCCATTCTGGAAGGCACAGACGTGCATGCGCTGGTTGCCGACATCATGCAGGAACTGGTGGCGGAGATTGCGGCCGAGTTCGCCCAGTCCAGCGTGCCTGCCGAGGAGTGGGACTGGCAGGGCCTGGACGAGCGGCTCCTGCAGCAGTTCAACCTGAAGCTGGGCTGGAACGACGAGGAAAAACAGGGGCTGCGGAAGAAGGCGGACCTGCAGGCCAAAGTGCAGGAGGCGGTGGATGCGGCCTATGCGGGCCGGGAACAGGCCAACGGCCCGGAGCAGATGCGCCAGCTCGAGCGCATGGTCCTGCTGCAGATCCTGGATACGCTCTGGAAGGAGCACCTGCTGCAGATGGACCGCCTGAAGGAAGGCATTGGTCTGCGCGGTTATGGCCAGAAAAATCCGCTGCTGGAGTACAAGAAGGAAGGCTACAACCTCTTTGCCAAGCTGATGCAGGCCATCAATCAGCATACGGTCAGCAACCTCATGCGCATCCAGATCGTGCGGGAGGACGAGCTGGCCAGGATGGAGGAGGAACAGCGCATCCAGCGGGAGCGCCAGATGGCTCAGGCCAAACGGGTCGAGCGGCAGGACGGGGAAGCGCCCGCTCCCCAGCCGGTGCAGCGGGAAGGGAAGGTCGGCCGCAACGCGCTCTGTCCCTGCGGTTCCGGCAAGAAATACAAGAAGTGCTGCGGCCGCTTCTCCTGATGCAGGCCGTAGCCCCGGAGGAGGCCGGAGAGCGTCTCGCGGTCGGCAGGGCCGCAGGGCTCTGTGAGGCCATGGTACAGGAGGTGGGCCGCCACGTCCTGGGCAAGGAACATCAGGTGCGCCTGGCCATCTGCTGCCTTCTGGCCCAGGGGCACCTGCTCATTGAAGACCTGCCAGGCATCGGCAAGACCACGCTGGCCAAGGTGCTGGCCCGGATTCTGGGCCTCGAATTCCGGCGCATCCAGTGCACGAGCGACATGCTGCCGGGCGACATTCTGGGCGTCTCCATCTTTGACCAGAAAACGGGAGGCTTCCATTTCCATCCCGGCCCGATCTTCACCCAGGTCCTGCTGGCCGACGAGATCAACCGAAGCACACCCAAGACGCAGAGCGCGCTGCTGGAGGCCATGGAAGAATACCAGGTCTCGCTGGACGGCGCGACCCATCCGCTGGCCCGGCCCTTCTGGCTGCTGGCCACCCAGAATCCTCTGGAACAGGCCGGCGTCTACCCGCTGCCGGAATCCCAGCTCGACCGCTTCCTTTTCCGTATCACTCTGGGTTATCCGGAAAGGGAGGCGGAGCGGCGACTGCTGGCCCGGGGCGGCACGGGCAGCAGCACGGCGCTGGCCGGAATCCGGCCGCTTGCCAGCGCCAGGCTCGTGGTGCAGTTGCAGGCAATCGCCCGCAGGGTGCACCTTTCCGACACGCTGATCGCCTATGTGCAGGAGCTGCTGGCCTTCAGCCGCAACTCCGGCCAGTTCGCTGTGGGCCTGTCGCCCCGGGCCGGGCTGGCGCTGCTGGCTGCGGCACAGGCCTGGGCGCTCATGGCGAGCCGCGACTTTGTGCTGCCGGAGGACGTACAGGCGGTCCTGCCCGCTGTCGTCGGCCATCGCCTGCGCTCTGCCGACACGCTCGTCGAGCCGGGGCCCGAGGCGCTGCGGCAGGCCTTTGCCGGGGTGCACGTTCCGGCATGAGCGCCGAGATCCGGACAGCCAAGCCGCTGCCGCGTCTGACCCGCCTTTTGCCGTACTGTCCCCTGCCGCACGGCTGTGCGCTGCGCCCCACCTTTTACGGCTTTGTCTATTTGGGCATGGTGCTCGCCCTGCTCCTCGGCTCCATCAACTACAACAACAATCTGGGCTATCTGCTCACCTTTCTTCTGGGCGGGCTTCTGCTCGTGTCCCTGCGCCAGACCTGGCTGAACGTGCAGGATGTGCTTCCTGTCTCGGCCCGGGCGGAACCGGCCTTTGCCGGCGGCGTGGCCCGGGTGCTCCTGCAGGTGCGGGCGGAGAGCGAGCACTTGGCGCTGCAGTTGTCACTGGCGCCGGACTGCCGGGTGCTGACCGATGTAGCGGCAGGGGCGCTCAGCTCCGTGGAACTGGCGCTGCCGGTGCGGCAACGCGGCCTGCAGCGCTGCGAGCACCTGACAGTCGCCAGCACCTTTCCTTTTGGTCTCGTGGAATGCCAAAGGCAGGTGTTGCTGGCCCTGTCCTGCCTGGTCTACCCGACGCCCATCCGTACAGCCTTTGTCAGCCGGTCACAGGGAGATGACAACGAGGCGCGACAGCCCGCCCACATGAGCGTCGCTGCGGGCTTCGATTTTTCGGGTATCAACGCCTACCGGCCCGGCGACAGCCTGAACCGCATTCACTGGAAGAGCCTGGCTCGCGGGCAGGGCCTGCATGTCACGGAATTTGAGGAGGAAAACCGGGGCGGAGCCTTTCTGGCGCTGGCCCTGATACCGGGCGGCAACCTCGAGCACAGGCTCTCCCGCCTCTGCCATCTGGTGCTGCTCGCCTCCAGTCGTGATCTGCGCTATGGGCTGGATCTGGGCACGACCATCATCCAGCCCGACCACGGCCCTCGTCACCGGGAGCGCTGCCTGGAGGCGCTGGCCCTCTACCCGGGGGGAGCTCGCTCATGACGGCACAGGCCCGGCAGCAAACCGGGCTCAGGGCCACGCTGCTGTTGGCCATTGTCCTGGCCTGCCTGCTGCATCTGGTCAACATCTCCGCGCCCACTCTCCTGGTCTGTCTCGCTTTATGGGCCTACCAGCTACTCGGTTTTTTCCGGCCCCTGCCCAGCCCCGGGCCCAGAGTCCTCACCGTGGCCGGCGCGCTCTGTTTTGTCTTGATCGCAGCCACCAACGAAGGCCTGACCGTCGAGTTCTTCGTCTCGCTGCTGGTCCTCATGATCAGCCTCAAGCTCTTCGAGTTCCGGGGCTGCCACGACGCCATGATGACGGCGATTCTGAACTACTTTGTCGTGGCCAGCGGCATGTTCTTCAGCGATTCGCTTCTGGTGACCTGCTACATTGCGCTTTGCCTGGTGTACAACAACGCGGCCCTCGTGCGTGCCAGCCATCCGGGCCTGCCGTTGAAACGCTGCCTGCGTTGGGCCGGCCGGCTCACGTTGCAGGCCCTGCCCTTTATGGTCATACTCTTCCTTGTCTTCCCGCGCTTTCAGGGCGGCCTCTGGGGACGCCCCAGCCTCATTCAGGCCCGCTCCGGTGTGAACGATACCCTGAAGCTGGGCGGCGTGGCCGAGGTGGCGCGCAACATGGATGTGGCCTTCCGCGTGCATTTTGACGGCCCCCTGCCCCTGGAGACGCTCTACTGGCGCGGTCTGGTGCTCTGGCACTTCGACGGCGAGACATGGACGCGTGGGCCCGGGCAGCGTAGTCTGACGCCGGACCGGACGCAGACGGCCGGCATGGTGCGCAGCTACCGTGTGACGCTGGAGCCCCACGAAGGCCGCTGGCTCTACACTCTGGACCGGCCGCTCACAGTGCAACTCCTGCAGCCGCCACGTGGTCTTGCGATAAGTGGAGCCGGTGTGGTGGAAGGCGCCCGATCGGTGTCGGGCCGGGTGGAATATCAGGCCACTTCAGACACTGCGGCCCGGATGCTGTGGTCTGAACAGAACCGGATGGCCAAGGTCTGGGGCCGGCAGTTGCCAGAGAGCGGCAATCCGCGGGCCCGGGCGCTGGCCGCTCTCTGGCAGGGCAGGAGTCCCGGGGACATCGTCAACAGCGGCCTGGCTTTTTTCGGTCGGGGCGGCTTCCGCTACACGCTCGCTCCGGATGAGGAGCTGGGCGCCGATGCCATCGACGCCTTTCTCTTTGAGCGCCGCGCCGGCTTCTGCGAGCATTTTGCCGCCTCCTTCGCCTTCCTCATGCGGGCCGCGGGCCTGCCCACCCGGCTGGTGGTGGGTTATCTGGGCGGCACGGTCAACCCCTACGGCGGGTACCTGGCAGTGCGCCACGCCGACGCCCATGTCTGGTGCGAGGTACTGCTGAACGACGAATGGCAGCGCATCGACCCGACCGCGGTGGTGGCTCCCGGCCGACTGCGCACGGGCAGCGAAAGCCGCGCGCCTGCCCCGGCGGATCTCACCCTCTCGGGCCTTTTCAGCGTGGGCAATCTGCCGTCCTGGCTGCAGCCCCTGGGTAATGGCTGGGACTATGTGAACATGCGCTGGAACCAGCTCGTCATGCAGTACTCGGCGGCCAGCCAGCGCCAGCTTTTCGCCTGGCTGGGCCTTGACTGGGGCAGGCAGGCGGCTCGTCTTGGACTTTTGATCGCGGGCATTGCCGTTTTGGGCATTGGCTATTTTCTTGTGGCGGTCTTTATGCGGCGCAGCCCGCGGGAGGAGGCGGATGTGGTGGCCCAGGCATGGCGGCGTTTTCGGGAAAAGCTCGAGGGCGCGGGCGTGGCGGGAACAGCCAGGCAGGGGCCGGTGCGGCTCCTGGCCATGCTGGAGGCAGAGCGGCCCGACCTGGCCAGGACAGCGTCAGCCGTGGTGCAGCTCTACATTCGCCTGCGCTATGCCAAAACGCCCGAGGCGGCCCGTGGCGAAATGGAGCGGGAATTGGTGCAGGCGGTACGGGACTTCAGGGCTCCTCGACCGGGAAAGCAGCCCTGAGGTTTGGCGCGCAATGGCGGGCCGGCCGCGCTGAGCATGACGATTGGCGATCTGCCTGTAAACTCTATTGCAGCCTTTGAGTGTGGAGGTATCCGTATAGAATGGAAAATAAGCATTTGTGGAAATTTCAGGATAGTCAGCATAAAATGCTTGATTATTTCATAAGAAAATTCTGTATTCTGAAGTATTCTTTGTTCTTTATATAAAATACAATTATAAATATTAAAACTGCAAAATAATTAATGCCATAGTACAAAATTAATTTTGTTGTAATAGTTAAATTACTGAATGTATTTATATATGTATTTATTCTATCTATAATTAATATTTTTAATCCTATAAAAATAGTTAAACATATATAATAATTTAAAAATAATTTCATAAAATATAGAAATTTGCTTTGTATCAGTTTTCTATCATACATAACTACTGTTTTTGCGATAAAAAAATCAGTACA
This region includes:
- a CDS encoding DUF58 domain-containing protein, translated to MSAEIRTAKPLPRLTRLLPYCPLPHGCALRPTFYGFVYLGMVLALLLGSINYNNNLGYLLTFLLGGLLLVSLRQTWLNVQDVLPVSARAEPAFAGGVARVLLQVRAESEHLALQLSLAPDCRVLTDVAAGALSSVELALPVRQRGLQRCEHLTVASTFPFGLVECQRQVLLALSCLVYPTPIRTAFVSRSQGDDNEARQPAHMSVAAGFDFSGINAYRPGDSLNRIHWKSLARGQGLHVTEFEEENRGGAFLALALIPGGNLEHRLSRLCHLVLLASSRDLRYGLDLGTTIIQPDHGPRHRERCLEALALYPGGARS
- a CDS encoding AAA family ATPase, giving the protein MVQEVGRHVLGKEHQVRLAICCLLAQGHLLIEDLPGIGKTTLAKVLARILGLEFRRIQCTSDMLPGDILGVSIFDQKTGGFHFHPGPIFTQVLLADEINRSTPKTQSALLEAMEEYQVSLDGATHPLARPFWLLATQNPLEQAGVYPLPESQLDRFLFRITLGYPEREAERRLLARGGTGSSTALAGIRPLASARLVVQLQAIARRVHLSDTLIAYVQELLAFSRNSGQFAVGLSPRAGLALLAAAQAWALMASRDFVLPEDVQAVLPAVVGHRLRSADTLVEPGPEALRQAFAGVHVPA
- a CDS encoding transglutaminase TgpA family protein, with the translated sequence MTAQARQQTGLRATLLLAIVLACLLHLVNISAPTLLVCLALWAYQLLGFFRPLPSPGPRVLTVAGALCFVLIAATNEGLTVEFFVSLLVLMISLKLFEFRGCHDAMMTAILNYFVVASGMFFSDSLLVTCYIALCLVYNNAALVRASHPGLPLKRCLRWAGRLTLQALPFMVILFLVFPRFQGGLWGRPSLIQARSGVNDTLKLGGVAEVARNMDVAFRVHFDGPLPLETLYWRGLVLWHFDGETWTRGPGQRSLTPDRTQTAGMVRSYRVTLEPHEGRWLYTLDRPLTVQLLQPPRGLAISGAGVVEGARSVSGRVEYQATSDTAARMLWSEQNRMAKVWGRQLPESGNPRARALAALWQGRSPGDIVNSGLAFFGRGGFRYTLAPDEELGADAIDAFLFERRAGFCEHFAASFAFLMRAAGLPTRLVVGYLGGTVNPYGGYLAVRHADAHVWCEVLLNDEWQRIDPTAVVAPGRLRTGSESRAPAPADLTLSGLFSVGNLPSWLQPLGNGWDYVNMRWNQLVMQYSAASQRQLFAWLGLDWGRQAARLGLLIAGIAVLGIGYFLVAVFMRRSPREEADVVAQAWRRFREKLEGAGVAGTARQGPVRLLAMLEAERPDLARTASAVVQLYIRLRYAKTPEAARGEMERELVQAVRDFRAPRPGKQP
- the secA gene encoding preprotein translocase subunit SecA codes for the protein MLGKALAKVFGSKNDRMIRQYRQIVARINGLEEGVSGLDDARLAAKTVEFRERIAQGESLDALLPEAFAVVREAARRTLGERHYDVQLIGGIVLHEGKIAEMKTGEGKTLTSTAPIYLNALAGKGVHVVTVNDYLAKRDVEWMGQIYRFLGLNTGCIVHGLDDRERREAYAADVTYGTNNEFGFDYLRDNMKFSLADYCQRGFSYAIVDEVDSILIDEARTPLIISGPAEMSTDLYAKVDAIMPRFRKEEHYTVDEKARQAMFTDEGVELAERLLEVDNLYDTANMMLLHHMEQALKAHALFKRDVDYIVRDGKVIIVDEFTGRTMEGRRYSDGLHQALEAKERVRIEQENQTLASITFQNYFRMYDKLAGMTGTADTEAAEFKQIYGLDVVVIPTHEKMSRQDYADVIYKNQEAKYRNIVREIKARHESGQPILVGTVSIDVSEKISGMLSKEGIPHDVLNAKQHEREAEIVAGAGQKGRVTIATNMAGRGTDIKLGEGVRELGGLHILGTSRHESRRIDNQLRGRSGRQGDPGSSRFYLSLEDDLLRIFGSNRLTFLMDKLGMDEDEPIEHSMVTKAIENAQRKVEGHNFDIRKHLLEYDDVMNKQREVIYSQRRAILEGTDVHALVADIMQELVAEIAAEFAQSSVPAEEWDWQGLDERLLQQFNLKLGWNDEEKQGLRKKADLQAKVQEAVDAAYAGREQANGPEQMRQLERMVLLQILDTLWKEHLLQMDRLKEGIGLRGYGQKNPLLEYKKEGYNLFAKLMQAINQHTVSNLMRIQIVREDELARMEEEQRIQRERQMAQAKRVERQDGEAPAPQPVQREGKVGRNALCPCGSGKKYKKCCGRFS